The following are from one region of the Carnobacterium gallinarum DSM 4847 genome:
- a CDS encoding glucosaminidase domain-containing protein, with translation MSKVVNFLAEIKAGAILGWHQYKILPSITASQAALESAWGTSQLSLAPNYNLFGIKGSYNGASVEFPTWEVINGQNVTVQATFRKYPNWATSVTDHGRFFHENSRYSGVLGLTDFVQQARAIKAAGYATDPLYADKLIATIEANNLASWDNEVLSNQGSASTPTNTTYIVQSGDNLSSIAQQFGTTVAALIAENSLANPNLIHPGQVIQLNRSTGSRIYLVKSGDVLSVVAKKLGVPMDVLIQKNKIQNANLIYPGQQLNY, from the coding sequence ATGAGTAAAGTGGTTAATTTTTTAGCTGAAATTAAAGCTGGCGCAATACTAGGTTGGCATCAATATAAGATATTACCAAGTATTACAGCTTCCCAAGCCGCATTAGAAAGTGCTTGGGGAACCAGTCAGTTATCTTTAGCGCCGAATTATAATTTATTTGGGATTAAAGGGAGTTACAATGGAGCATCAGTGGAATTTCCAACCTGGGAAGTCATAAATGGTCAAAATGTAACGGTTCAGGCAACTTTTAGAAAATACCCTAATTGGGCAACGAGTGTCACTGATCATGGGCGTTTCTTTCATGAAAATAGTCGTTATTCAGGAGTCCTTGGGTTAACTGATTTTGTTCAGCAAGCTCGAGCAATTAAAGCAGCAGGCTACGCAACAGATCCGTTATATGCAGATAAATTAATTGCAACAATTGAAGCTAATAATTTAGCTAGCTGGGATAATGAAGTGCTATCAAATCAAGGGAGCGCATCTACTCCAACTAACACAACTTATATTGTTCAATCAGGAGATAATCTAAGTAGCATTGCGCAACAATTTGGAACGACAGTTGCTGCATTAATTGCTGAAAATAGTTTGGCGAACCCTAATTTGATTCATCCAGGGCAAGTTATTCAGTTAAATAGAAGCACTGGATCTAGAATCTATCTAGTCAAAAGTGGGGATGTTTTATCTGTAGTTGCTAAAAAATTAGGAGTTCCTATGGATGTACTGATTCAGAAGAATAAAATTCAAAATGCAAATTTAATTTATCCAGGGCAACAATTAAATTACTAA
- the yihA gene encoding ribosome biogenesis GTP-binding protein YihA/YsxC: MDVHKADIVISAVSPAQYPGTRLPEIALAGRSNVGKSSFINRMINRKGLARTSSKPGKTQTLNFYIIEEKFYFVDVPGYGYAKVSKTERAKWGQMLETYLTQRDTLKAVLSVVDLRHAPSKEDVQMYEFLKYYELPIIVVATKADKIPRSKWNKHIKLVKDTLNFDPKDEFILFSSETGEGKDEAWQIIEKYLDLKN, from the coding sequence ATGGATGTGCATAAAGCTGATATCGTCATAAGTGCTGTTTCACCAGCTCAATATCCTGGCACTAGACTTCCTGAGATTGCTTTAGCAGGTCGCTCAAACGTAGGGAAATCTTCCTTCATTAATCGTATGATTAATCGTAAAGGACTGGCTAGAACGTCAAGTAAGCCTGGAAAAACACAAACTTTGAATTTTTATATTATAGAAGAAAAATTTTATTTTGTTGATGTTCCTGGATATGGATACGCAAAAGTTTCAAAAACAGAGCGAGCTAAATGGGGACAAATGTTAGAAACCTATTTAACCCAAAGAGATACATTAAAGGCTGTTTTATCAGTAGTTGATTTAAGACATGCCCCAAGTAAAGAAGATGTTCAAATGTATGAATTTTTAAAATATTATGAATTGCCAATTATTGTTGTTGCAACGAAGGCTGATAAAATTCCTCGTAGTAAATGGAATAAACATATCAAGCTAGTGAAAGACACCTTGAATTTTGATCCTAAGGATGAGTTTATTTTATTCTCATCAGAAACTGGTGAAGGTAAAGATGAAGCTTGGCAAATTATTGAAAAATACTTAGACTTAAAAAACTAA
- the hemA gene encoding glutamyl-tRNA reductase: MKILLYGVSHQTTPIEIRERYTIKDEDVPQQLNEIKQFTGVSEVVILTTCNRTEYYLYIDQTEFMHGDMLRYIGEYTGYDVSDVIATSYGKSNSDVAQHLFKVATGLDSLMVGETQILSQVKNAFEVAHTEKAVGPILSSLFNKAISFSKKVHTKTTLDQNSFNPSTAAIQLLKEEWGDFKAKRVLLIGAGKMIRLAARSLLQNDAEHITVVSRNSIRAEHFAHELNEWAQDEYHPEKLKRYVYSADMDNLSRVLAGSDAVIVATKSSDYIITSESIIGMQDIRNGVVKELLLMDLAIPRNVDPDLSLIQGLRIFDMDQIGIQIDQFREEREKIVKQILAEIDEAVLRFNSWYQERRAVPYIYQLRKGSMDIRERTMDSLAKKLPELNEREARIIDKHMQSIVNQLIKHPIQSMKELARMNPSKDMNDALEVFARSVGIDLEVKCEIPTEDISIVVEQEEEL; encoded by the coding sequence TTGAAAATTTTATTGTATGGTGTGAGTCACCAAACGACCCCCATTGAAATACGCGAACGTTACACCATTAAAGATGAAGATGTACCACAACAATTAAATGAAATTAAACAATTTACTGGTGTTTCTGAGGTAGTTATTTTAACTACGTGCAATCGGACGGAATACTATTTATATATTGATCAAACAGAATTTATGCATGGGGACATGTTACGCTATATTGGTGAATACACGGGCTACGATGTTTCAGACGTTATTGCTACAAGTTATGGGAAGTCTAATAGTGATGTTGCACAGCACTTATTTAAAGTAGCAACTGGGCTAGATTCATTAATGGTGGGTGAAACCCAGATTCTTAGTCAAGTTAAAAATGCGTTTGAAGTAGCTCATACCGAGAAAGCAGTTGGCCCAATTTTAAGCTCACTTTTTAATAAGGCTATTTCTTTTTCTAAAAAAGTGCATACAAAAACGACTCTTGACCAAAATTCTTTTAATCCAAGTACAGCAGCTATTCAGTTGTTGAAAGAGGAATGGGGGGATTTTAAAGCCAAACGGGTTTTGCTAATTGGTGCTGGAAAAATGATTCGTTTAGCGGCTAGATCATTGTTGCAAAATGATGCAGAGCATATTACCGTAGTTTCTAGAAATAGTATTCGAGCAGAACATTTTGCTCATGAATTAAATGAGTGGGCGCAAGACGAATATCATCCAGAAAAGCTAAAACGCTATGTCTACTCAGCAGATATGGATAATTTATCACGAGTTTTAGCAGGTTCAGATGCAGTGATTGTGGCAACAAAATCTTCTGATTATATCATTACATCAGAAAGTATTATTGGAATGCAAGATATTCGCAATGGTGTAGTGAAAGAGCTACTTTTAATGGATTTAGCAATTCCACGTAATGTTGATCCTGATTTGAGCTTGATTCAAGGACTTCGTATTTTTGATATGGATCAAATTGGAATTCAAATTGATCAATTTAGAGAAGAACGTGAAAAGATTGTGAAGCAAATTTTAGCTGAAATTGATGAAGCTGTGTTACGTTTTAATTCTTGGTATCAAGAACGCCGTGCTGTGCCTTATATTTATCAATTACGCAAAGGATCGATGGATATTCGCGAACGAACAATGGATAGTTTAGCAAAGAAATTACCTGAATTGAATGAACGTGAAGCTCGTATTATTGATAAGCACATGCAAAGTATTGTTAATCAGTTAATTAAACATCCGATTCAATCGATGAAAGAATTGGCAAGAATGAATCCAAGTAAAGATATGAATGATGCTTTAGAAGTATTTGCTCGTTCGGTAGGGATTGATTTAGAAGTTAAGTGTGAGATTCCAACTGAAGATATTTCAATTGTAGTTGAACAGGAGGAAGAGTTATGA